Proteins encoded by one window of Desulfovibrio ferrophilus:
- a CDS encoding TOBE domain-containing protein — protein sequence MAESPHTESHPRRPPVDIDPSSKTPDQSSGASCLDTLELERLDQSFGQWADQPKRRDIKESRQRIWLIFRLIRTTGAKLGEITALETDDLDLARGRMRLTGLGQSRWIPLPANLWQQLDEVLNLKTGERPFDVDPAHVRRKFYEQAQACGLPKEAGNPSAIRRSRAVELMREGVPMPVVQQAMGQTATSTAVSLMDIPQQDREHILRQFLDRENGRKTSARNEFYAKVHSIGRGDIQAAISLQTLGGFNIHSVITMDSLDRLDIREGAYLTAQIKAPNVHLALGEEEPQLGISNLLLGTVEKITLGKVAAEAILRLTDGSLICSTLTRSSAQRLNLTPGDKAWALFPAHAVILNVEK from the coding sequence ATGGCAGAATCACCACACACCGAGTCTCACCCCCGTCGCCCCCCCGTTGACATTGATCCATCCAGTAAGACACCGGATCAAAGCAGCGGAGCTTCCTGCCTGGACACGTTGGAACTGGAGCGTCTGGACCAAAGTTTCGGCCAATGGGCCGACCAGCCCAAGCGCCGTGACATCAAGGAATCAAGGCAGAGAATTTGGCTCATCTTCAGACTGATTCGCACCACGGGAGCCAAACTCGGTGAGATCACGGCACTGGAAACTGACGACTTGGATCTTGCTCGGGGGCGTATGAGATTGACGGGATTGGGACAGTCGCGTTGGATCCCTTTGCCAGCCAACCTCTGGCAGCAACTCGACGAAGTCCTGAATCTCAAAACCGGAGAACGCCCTTTTGACGTTGATCCGGCACATGTACGACGCAAATTCTACGAGCAGGCTCAAGCGTGCGGACTGCCCAAGGAAGCGGGCAATCCTTCAGCGATTCGCCGTTCCAGGGCCGTGGAACTCATGCGCGAGGGAGTGCCCATGCCCGTCGTACAACAGGCCATGGGACAAACAGCAACAAGCACTGCCGTTTCCCTGATGGACATACCGCAACAGGACCGCGAACATATTCTGCGCCAATTTCTGGATCGTGAAAATGGTCGAAAGACCAGTGCGCGCAATGAATTCTATGCCAAGGTACACAGCATAGGACGCGGAGACATCCAGGCCGCAATCAGCCTGCAGACCCTCGGCGGATTCAACATCCACTCCGTTATCACCATGGACAGCCTGGACAGACTCGACATCCGCGAAGGGGCATATCTCACGGCCCAAATCAAAGCCCCGAATGTACACTTGGCACTGGGTGAAGAGGAGCCGCAGCTCGGCATCTCCAACCTGCTGCTCGGCACGGTGGAAAAGATCACGCTTGGCAAGGTGGCGGCGGAGGCCATCCTGCGTCTGACCGATGGTTCATTGATCTGCTCCACTCTGACCCGCTCCAGCGCGCAACGACTCAACCTGACTCCCGGCGACAAGGCCTGGGCTTTGTTTCCTGCACACGCTGTGATCCTGAATGTAGAGAAATAA
- a CDS encoding FadR/GntR family transcriptional regulator — protein sequence MIDTQTFTPAQTGRASEDVALQLEAAILSGKVLPGESLPSERELQTLFKTGRGVIREALRVLRQKGMVEVRKGAKGGTYVKHIDMSNVSESLALFLRQNKIDPQHVIAFRESMDRTLAALAIINASEDEKQALLDGTRALGELALSPDLDQHLLGEMDRELNIQFAKMSGNPVFEWVMGALQLGFSSQDYALYAHKKFREQTARNWQNTAQAIVDGDLLKCTALIGRHYLLLRECVETAHQQPSDVTELLGNTGQDTSASA from the coding sequence ATGATCGACACTCAGACATTCACCCCCGCACAGACCGGCCGCGCCAGTGAAGACGTGGCCCTGCAACTGGAAGCCGCCATCCTCAGCGGCAAGGTCCTGCCCGGCGAAAGCCTGCCCAGCGAGCGCGAACTGCAGACCCTGTTCAAGACGGGCCGCGGCGTCATTCGCGAAGCTCTTAGAGTGCTTCGCCAGAAAGGCATGGTCGAAGTACGTAAGGGAGCCAAGGGCGGCACCTACGTTAAACACATCGACATGAGCAATGTCAGTGAATCCCTGGCCCTATTCCTCAGGCAAAACAAGATTGACCCCCAGCATGTGATTGCCTTTCGCGAGAGCATGGACCGCACTCTGGCAGCGCTGGCCATCATCAATGCATCCGAGGATGAGAAGCAGGCCTTGCTGGATGGCACCAGGGCACTGGGTGAACTTGCCCTTTCGCCGGACCTTGACCAGCACCTGTTGGGCGAAATGGACAGAGAACTCAACATCCAGTTCGCAAAGATGAGCGGCAACCCCGTCTTTGAATGGGTCATGGGGGCGCTGCAACTCGGATTCAGTTCCCAGGATTATGCCCTCTATGCGCACAAGAAATTTCGCGAGCAGACCGCTCGCAACTGGCAAAACACAGCCCAAGCCATCGTCGATGGAGATCTCTTGAAGTGCACAGCCCTGATCGGCAGGCACTATCTGCTCCTCCGCGAGTGCGTGGAAACCGCCCATCAACAACCATCCGATGTGACCGAACTGCTTGGTAATACAGGCCAGGACACATCTGCCTCGGCTTAG